In a genomic window of Diabrotica undecimpunctata isolate CICGRU chromosome 2, icDiaUnde3, whole genome shotgun sequence:
- the LOC140435184 gene encoding tRNA (guanine-N(7)-)-methyltransferase: protein MSENSTVRLPQKRFYRQRAHSNPIADHCFDYPHAPELMDWSPFYPEKFVNNGNNSSEIEFADIGCGYGGLLITLSPMFPQTLMLGMEIRVKVSDYVMDRITALRSQHPTEYQNVACLRSNAMKYLPNFFKKGQLKKMFFLYPDPHFKKAKHKWRIINQNLLAEYAYVLAEGGIVYTVTDVKDLHEWMCHHFTMHPLFEQILEEDLKDDPIIEKLYSSTEEGQKVTRNNGDKFLAVFRRIQDSFCTN, encoded by the exons atgtctgaaaattctaCAGTTCGGCTGCCACAGAAGCGATTTTATAGGCAACGAGCACATTCCAACCCGATAGCGGATCATTGCTTtgatta TCCTCATGCCCCAGAACTCATGGACTGGAGTCCTTTTTACCCAGAAAAATTTGTAAACAATGGGAATAATTCCTCTGAAATAGAATTTGCAGATATTGGCTGTGGTTATGGTGGGTTACTCATTACTTTATCTCCCATGTTCCCACAGACATTAATGTTAGGAATGGAAATAAGAGTCAAAGTTTCTGACTATGTTATGGACCGAATTACTGCATTGAGGTCTCAACATCCTACAGAGTATCAGAATGTAGCTTGTCTGAGGTCAAATGCTATGAAGTACTTGCcgaacttttttaaaaaaggacaG TTAAAGAAAATGTTCTTCCTATATCCAGATCCACACTTCAAGAAAGCAAAACATAAATGGAGGATAATTAATCAAAATCTCTTAGCTGAATATGCTTATGTGTTAGCAGAAGGTGGTATTGTCTATACAGTAACAGATGTTAAAGATTTGCATGAATGGATGTGTCATCATTTTACAATGCATCCTTTGTTtgaacaaattttagaagaagaCTTG AAGGATGATCCAATTATAGAAAAGTTGTATAGTAGCACTGAAGAAGGTCAGAAAGTAACCAGAAATAATGGTGACAAATTTCTAGCTGTATTCAGGAGGATACAGGATTCATTTTGtacaaattaa